In the Candidatus Mycosynbacter amalyticus genome, one interval contains:
- a CDS encoding DUF1761 domain-containing protein: protein MLELAGINYWAVLIAWLLYMVVGAWWYSTAGFARAWTKYTKIDILKIPTQQANKIIAAVAVSSLVQAFTLALVLNSLDVATVAEGMVAGLVLWFGLVAATTVGVTLYSKRAWGFLWLNSAYFLVVMSIGSVIFAVWQ, encoded by the coding sequence ATGTTGGAATTAGCAGGGATAAATTACTGGGCAGTGCTGATAGCGTGGCTGCTATATATGGTGGTTGGTGCGTGGTGGTATTCAACCGCTGGATTTGCTCGTGCATGGACGAAGTATACCAAGATCGACATACTGAAGATCCCGACTCAGCAGGCGAACAAGATTATCGCGGCGGTGGCGGTATCGTCGCTTGTGCAGGCGTTTACATTGGCGTTGGTACTCAATTCGCTGGATGTTGCGACAGTAGCCGAAGGAATGGTAGCCGGGCTAGTGCTATGGTTCGGACTTGTAGCGGCCACGACTGTGGGCGTGACACTGTATAGCAAACGTGCGTGGGGCTTCTTGTGGTTGAATAGCGCGTATTTTTTGGTGGTGATGAGTATCGGCTCGGTGATATTCGCGGTCTGGCAATAA
- a CDS encoding sulfatase-like hydrolase/transferase produces the protein MTNYNILYIHSHDTGRHIEPYGFPVSTPNLANLAQQGTLFRHAFCVASSCSAARASLMTSLYPHQNGMTGLAHRGWHLTDYSKTLVAFLNDQGYHTALMGESHITPYDETEFPHQNRSRTLQPTRAVAQ, from the coding sequence ATGACCAACTACAATATTCTCTATATCCACTCACACGACACAGGTCGGCACATCGAACCGTACGGCTTTCCGGTCAGTACGCCAAATCTCGCCAACCTCGCCCAGCAAGGCACACTGTTTCGCCATGCCTTTTGTGTCGCGTCATCGTGTTCGGCTGCTCGAGCATCTCTCATGACTAGCCTCTACCCACATCAAAACGGCATGACCGGTCTCGCACATCGCGGCTGGCATCTTACAGATTATTCTAAAACCCTCGTTGCGTTTCTCAACGATCAAGGTTACCACACGGCACTCATGGGCGAAAGCCATATCACGCCCTATGACGAGACAGAGTTTCCACACCAAAATAGATCAAGAACGCTGCAACCTACTCGAGCTGTCGCACAGTAA
- a CDS encoding DUF4385 domain-containing protein, producing the protein MTTTYRDHYRDIDFRTHPEKYRVGRGEQGVLLAEPYKSELLPHWKFATPDKAAQSADTILEMFYTYKSQGDFVGMDMARKFLQMGYTRSRRYANHKGGKKYDGPVPADKKGQSGAHGRAELPRSSEDPVKAESARIFYAAYHAAKSDPEYQRMKREHTTKQQ; encoded by the coding sequence ATGACTACCACTTACAGAGACCACTACCGCGATATCGATTTTCGCACACACCCCGAGAAGTATCGGGTGGGCCGCGGCGAACAAGGTGTGCTGCTCGCCGAGCCGTACAAAAGCGAACTACTGCCGCACTGGAAATTTGCCACTCCAGACAAAGCTGCTCAGTCGGCCGACACCATACTCGAGATGTTTTATACATACAAAAGCCAGGGTGATTTCGTCGGCATGGACATGGCGCGTAAGTTTTTGCAGATGGGCTATACGCGCTCGCGCCGCTATGCTAATCACAAAGGCGGCAAAAAATATGATGGACCTGTGCCGGCCGACAAAAAAGGTCAGAGCGGTGCGCATGGTCGCGCAGAACTTCCTCGCAGCTCAGAAGATCCGGTAAAAGCCGAATCTGCACGCATATTCTATGCGGCGTACCACGCGGCTAAATCAGACCCAGAGTATCAGCGTATGAAACGTGAGCACACCACAAAACAGCAATGA
- a CDS encoding DUF2975 domain-containing protein: MKKTTIYSGSTIFLRMAVSAIGLGVLALCVYLLPIMWAEAYREWPQHGYAVRAVVVAMYVSTVPFYLGIYKGWRILDAIDAGKAFSAQVTAALRVISYAAASISLVCTLSLPFFYIWAQHVDAPGLMVIGMFLVGMPLIISVAVGILQRLLAEAVHMKSENELTV; the protein is encoded by the coding sequence ATGAAGAAGACAACCATCTACAGTGGATCAACAATATTCTTGCGTATGGCCGTAAGCGCCATCGGCCTCGGAGTACTAGCACTTTGTGTGTATTTGCTTCCTATCATGTGGGCAGAGGCCTACCGAGAGTGGCCGCAGCATGGCTATGCCGTGCGCGCCGTAGTGGTAGCGATGTACGTCTCGACCGTGCCGTTTTATCTCGGTATTTACAAAGGCTGGCGCATACTCGATGCGATCGACGCAGGCAAGGCATTTTCCGCCCAAGTCACGGCGGCGCTACGTGTGATTAGCTACGCAGCTGCCAGTATTAGCCTCGTCTGTACACTCAGTTTGCCTTTTTTCTACATATGGGCACAGCACGTCGATGCACCCGGGCTCATGGTGATCGGTATGTTTCTCGTGGGTATGCCCCTCATTATCAGTGTGGCGGTCGGCATACTGCAGCGACTACTCGCCGAAGCAGTGCATATGAAATCCGAAAACGAGCTAACGGTATAA
- a CDS encoding NAD(P)-dependent oxidoreductase: MKIVVFGANGKVGHRVVAELLQRGHHVRAFVHSRSNLLPQHDNLEIVHGDACSAQDVTMALDSIDVAMSTLSSWKSSGEVLSTWASLVVNSAHATPALRVVSLTGSAVLQPKDHAAWYDYLNRVVLRIIAPRVFHDGAQHIDILASSSLDWHVLRSPVMRVKPSHTYQLSTHPPLPWQTIPYDAVARALCDIAEKPRVEHRTPFIVPY; this comes from the coding sequence ATGAAGATTGTTGTCTTTGGCGCAAACGGAAAAGTTGGGCACCGCGTAGTAGCAGAGTTGCTTCAGCGAGGTCATCATGTGCGAGCGTTTGTTCACTCTCGATCAAACCTCCTGCCGCAGCACGACAATCTCGAGATTGTGCATGGTGATGCATGCTCAGCCCAAGATGTCACAATGGCACTCGATAGTATAGATGTCGCCATGAGTACGCTTAGCAGTTGGAAGTCATCCGGCGAAGTTCTCAGTACCTGGGCTTCTCTCGTCGTCAATTCTGCGCACGCCACCCCAGCACTACGAGTTGTCAGTCTCACAGGCTCGGCGGTGTTACAGCCCAAGGATCACGCCGCTTGGTACGATTATCTCAACCGTGTTGTCTTGCGGATAATTGCACCTAGAGTATTTCATGATGGCGCACAGCACATCGATATACTCGCCAGCTCATCACTCGACTGGCATGTCCTACGCTCGCCGGTCATGCGCGTCAAACCATCTCATACGTACCAACTCAGTACGCACCCACCACTACCATGGCAAACTATTCCTTACGATGCCGTCGCGCGGGCATTGTGTGACATCGCCGAAAAGCCAAGAGTCGAGCATCGAACACCGTTTATCGTGCCTTATTAA
- the opgC gene encoding OpgC domain-containing protein: MRPGEKRRIYEFDLLRGIFIVIIIIDHLQFWPSPLSYVTGEGRLWVSAAEGFFLISGLLVGYIRAYKDQSKHLWDISKKLLQRALMLYLWGIGITFAITCFTLLMHGNPMLPKLPAAEQLASPFVFIWSVISGNYFNDWIYFLRLYAIMLAVTPLFLWMLRKRQERVIVAFMALAYAVSFVWPEGALQWQVLFFGAALLGYKLEAIGAWLSAHPIIKLVGTVALVTATIVTMVLSYFFVLSWGLVENPNWHWMDREQYVAIRAVIDPWFSSSPMSIGRIALAFLWMGGLFMFVHTFRRFVMRWFGWLLIPLGGRSLSAYCLQALLLPLIVITIPVTVPILNTIVALGTVLLVWWLLRVPIIKRFLPV, from the coding sequence ATGAGACCTGGTGAAAAACGACGAATCTACGAGTTCGATTTGCTGCGCGGTATTTTTATCGTGATCATCATCATCGACCACCTGCAATTCTGGCCTAGCCCACTCAGCTATGTCACTGGCGAAGGCCGCCTGTGGGTGTCGGCAGCCGAAGGCTTCTTCCTTATTTCCGGCCTGCTTGTCGGCTATATCCGCGCGTATAAAGATCAGTCCAAGCACCTCTGGGATATTTCGAAGAAACTGCTCCAGCGTGCACTCATGCTGTATCTCTGGGGTATTGGCATTACCTTTGCGATCACCTGCTTCACGCTACTCATGCACGGCAATCCTATGCTACCGAAACTGCCCGCTGCCGAGCAGCTCGCCTCGCCATTTGTATTCATCTGGAGCGTCATATCTGGCAATTATTTCAACGACTGGATCTACTTCCTGCGTCTTTATGCCATTATGCTCGCCGTCACGCCGCTCTTCCTCTGGATGCTTCGTAAGCGGCAAGAGCGCGTCATCGTCGCGTTCATGGCGCTTGCCTATGCTGTCAGTTTCGTCTGGCCAGAAGGTGCATTGCAGTGGCAAGTCCTGTTCTTTGGTGCGGCACTGCTCGGCTACAAGCTCGAGGCGATCGGTGCCTGGCTCTCAGCACACCCTATCATCAAACTCGTCGGTACCGTGGCGCTTGTCACCGCTACCATTGTGACTATGGTACTCAGCTATTTCTTCGTACTAAGCTGGGGGCTGGTAGAAAATCCAAACTGGCACTGGATGGACCGCGAGCAATACGTTGCTATCCGTGCCGTGATCGATCCGTGGTTTAGCTCCAGCCCTATGTCGATCGGCCGCATAGCGCTGGCGTTTCTCTGGATGGGAGGCTTGTTCATGTTCGTACATACGTTCCGTCGATTTGTCATGCGATGGTTCGGCTGGCTGCTCATCCCGCTCGGAGGCCGTTCGCTTTCCGCCTACTGCCTACAAGCGCTGTTACTCCCACTCATCGTGATCACTATTCCCGTCACCGTACCAATTCTCAACACTATCGTGGCACTTGGCACAGTGCTGCTCGTATGGTGGCTGCTGCGCGTCCCGATCATCAAACGATTTCTCCCTGTCTAG
- a CDS encoding peroxiredoxin, producing MKQVPYPAQDFSLTDEKGKTHSLQDFAGSWLVLYFYPKDDTPGCTAEACSLRDARDDLTALGAQVVGVSKDEASAHDKFKAKYDLNFTLLSDPDGVTIDAYGAWGKKQFGREGILRKTFIISPEGVVVKAYGRVTPDGHGEQVVAELKKLQAN from the coding sequence ATGAAACAAGTTCCCTATCCAGCACAAGATTTTTCCTTGACAGACGAGAAAGGCAAGACTCATAGCCTGCAGGATTTTGCTGGCTCGTGGCTCGTCCTATACTTCTACCCAAAAGACGATACGCCTGGCTGTACCGCCGAAGCCTGCAGTCTGCGCGATGCCCGTGACGACCTAACAGCACTTGGTGCGCAGGTAGTGGGTGTGAGCAAGGACGAAGCCAGTGCGCACGATAAATTCAAGGCGAAGTATGACCTTAACTTCACACTGCTTAGCGATCCTGATGGTGTAACTATCGATGCATATGGTGCGTGGGGCAAAAAACAGTTTGGGCGCGAGGGAATCCTGCGCAAGACATTTATCATCAGTCCGGAGGGTGTGGTAGTGAAAGCGTATGGCCGCGTGACACCGGATGGGCATGGTGAGCAGGTGGTGGCTGAGCTGAAGAAACTCCAAGCTAATTAG
- a CDS encoding dihydrofolate reductase family protein: protein MSTPQNSNELIVATTLDGYYEGAKPWDLEFHQTVWGDELEAFTVEQLDMANMIVYGANTYHGMAEYWQNASNDPKAEQLNTMPKVVCSTTIDTPEWENTTIVRDAVSELRTVKEQGNGNMFVFGSGELSQSLMKADLFDEYRLCLAPVFLGSGKRLFAEGVPYQKLVLREERRLDTGGIILMYVPTSSLD from the coding sequence GTGAGCACACCACAAAACAGCAATGAGTTAATTGTCGCGACGACGCTCGATGGCTACTATGAGGGCGCGAAGCCGTGGGATTTGGAGTTTCATCAAACGGTGTGGGGCGACGAGCTAGAAGCGTTTACAGTAGAGCAGCTCGATATGGCCAATATGATCGTGTACGGCGCCAATACGTATCATGGCATGGCCGAGTACTGGCAAAATGCCAGTAATGACCCGAAAGCCGAGCAGCTAAACACCATGCCAAAAGTCGTCTGCTCGACTACGATCGATACGCCCGAATGGGAGAATACCACGATCGTGCGCGATGCAGTGAGTGAGCTACGTACGGTGAAAGAGCAGGGTAATGGCAATATGTTTGTGTTTGGGAGCGGCGAGTTGTCGCAGTCACTGATGAAAGCCGATTTGTTCGACGAATATCGTCTATGCCTGGCGCCGGTATTTTTAGGTAGCGGCAAGCGCTTATTTGCCGAAGGGGTGCCGTACCAAAAACTCGTACTGCGCGAAGAGCGGCGCCTCGATACTGGCGGAATTATATTGATGTATGTACCAACATCCTCACTTGATTAA
- a CDS encoding type 1 glutamine amidotransferase → MTQPEHTLTIVQLYPDDMNIYGDWGNVLTVMKRAEWHGLSPSLINYNVGDEFPAEADIIIGGGGQDSGQLKVQADLQQIAPRLREFADADTPMLMICGLYQLFGRFFKTSKGEIIQGIDIFHAETHGGPERLIGNIVTTSEEFGEIIGYENHSGQTFIDSDMQPLGRVRQGAGNNGQDDTEGCIYRNVIGTYLHGSLLPKNPAIADGLIQEAAKKKYPDFTLNILEDRFATKAREIALKRPR, encoded by the coding sequence ATGACCCAACCCGAACACACCCTCACTATCGTACAGCTCTACCCAGACGACATGAACATCTATGGCGACTGGGGTAACGTGCTCACTGTCATGAAACGTGCAGAATGGCACGGCCTCTCGCCCTCGCTCATCAACTACAATGTTGGCGATGAATTCCCTGCCGAGGCGGATATTATCATCGGTGGCGGTGGTCAAGACAGCGGTCAGCTCAAAGTTCAGGCGGATTTGCAGCAGATCGCACCGCGCCTGCGCGAGTTTGCAGATGCCGATACGCCTATGCTCATGATCTGCGGACTCTACCAGCTGTTCGGCAGGTTCTTCAAGACAAGCAAAGGTGAAATCATACAAGGTATCGACATCTTCCATGCCGAAACGCATGGCGGCCCGGAGCGCTTGATCGGCAATATCGTCACTACCAGCGAAGAGTTCGGCGAAATCATCGGCTACGAAAACCACAGCGGTCAGACATTCATTGACAGCGACATGCAACCGCTAGGCCGTGTCCGTCAGGGCGCTGGCAACAATGGCCAAGATGACACCGAAGGCTGCATCTACCGCAATGTCATCGGCACATATCTGCACGGATCACTGCTGCCCAAAAACCCGGCCATCGCAGATGGTCTCATACAAGAAGCCGCCAAGAAGAAATACCCCGACTTCACACTCAATATCCTTGAAGATCGCTTCGCTACGAAAGCTCGTGAAATCGCGCTCAAGCGACCACGATAG
- a CDS encoding type IV pilin protein, producing the protein MNRVTFKRQQGFTIVELLIVIVVIGILAAITIVAFNGVQNRANDTTVKSDLKNLSKLVENYNVLNSAYPATINSLSDVKVSKGSYGEGYYNGTGYYNLLYCRVTTGSDATYAIVAASKSGTAFQVGPGGVVAEHGYAITTSGVACPRAGVATTLPGYGVSWSYSAGAWQF; encoded by the coding sequence ATGAACAGGGTAACATTTAAACGACAGCAAGGTTTTACTATCGTGGAGCTTCTTATCGTCATCGTAGTAATCGGTATACTCGCTGCGATCACCATAGTTGCATTCAACGGCGTTCAAAATCGAGCAAATGATACGACAGTAAAGTCCGATCTAAAAAATCTCAGCAAATTGGTCGAAAACTACAATGTACTTAATAGTGCATACCCGGCCACCATTAACTCTCTTAGCGATGTAAAAGTATCCAAAGGCTCGTACGGTGAGGGCTACTACAATGGTACAGGCTACTACAATCTACTGTACTGTCGCGTCACGACTGGTTCGGACGCTACCTATGCTATCGTAGCCGCAAGTAAATCAGGTACTGCATTTCAGGTTGGTCCGGGTGGGGTAGTGGCCGAGCATGGCTATGCTATCACGACTTCGGGTGTTGCATGCCCACGGGCGGGTGTGGCGACCACATTGCCGGGATATGGCGTGTCGTGGAGCTATTCGGCAGGCGCGTGGCAGTTCTAG
- a CDS encoding Crp/Fnr family transcriptional regulator, translated as MTPHIEIIRKNGTSRLYKAGTSLFYQGEFPRHGVLLTKGAVRAYTIASSGEERTIGFYTAGDLLPIAWLLDQVGISLFHYVALSEVRALRFSKEDFDRTILGDPVALKSLFTNLSRDYSAAMLRINGLGQSRADEKIAFTLYYLAFRYGTLLPDGRHEIKLRLPHVVIASMVGLSRESTTKALRSLQRKGIISYSRGVYTVNKSSLEHYVGEDIYQSLELA; from the coding sequence ATGACGCCACATATAGAGATTATTCGTAAAAATGGAACCTCACGGCTATACAAAGCAGGTACATCTCTGTTCTATCAAGGCGAGTTTCCTCGTCATGGTGTTTTACTCACGAAAGGGGCGGTTCGCGCCTACACAATTGCCAGTTCGGGCGAAGAACGGACAATCGGGTTCTACACTGCCGGCGACCTGCTGCCTATCGCGTGGCTGCTCGACCAAGTAGGCATATCGCTATTTCACTATGTGGCGCTCAGCGAGGTGCGCGCGCTACGTTTTTCGAAAGAAGACTTTGATCGCACGATTCTGGGTGATCCTGTCGCGCTCAAATCGCTATTTACCAATCTCAGTAGAGATTATTCAGCAGCTATGCTGCGTATCAACGGACTTGGTCAGTCGCGTGCCGACGAAAAGATTGCATTTACACTATACTACCTGGCGTTTCGCTACGGCACGCTACTGCCAGACGGGCGACACGAGATCAAATTACGCCTTCCTCACGTAGTAATTGCCAGCATGGTGGGACTCAGCCGAGAAAGCACCACAAAAGCCCTGCGATCCTTGCAGAGAAAAGGCATCATTTCCTACTCACGTGGCGTATATACCGTCAACAAATCATCGCTAGAGCACTACGTAGGCGAGGATATCTACCAGAGCCTCGAGCTAGCCTAA
- a CDS encoding DUF427 domain-containing protein — protein sequence MKAIWHDTVIAEAPEGDLIRIEGNWYFPPSSLHRQFFQPSDHHTTCFWKGDASYYDVVVDGQANDFGAWYYAQPKAGSIERVKQDFTDYVAFWNGITVEA from the coding sequence ATGAAAGCAATTTGGCATGACACCGTAATCGCAGAAGCGCCTGAGGGGGATTTGATTCGTATCGAGGGAAATTGGTATTTTCCACCGAGTAGCCTACATCGCCAATTTTTCCAGCCGAGCGACCATCATACCACCTGTTTTTGGAAAGGCGATGCAAGTTATTACGACGTCGTCGTAGACGGCCAGGCAAATGACTTCGGCGCATGGTATTACGCACAGCCAAAAGCAGGCTCTATCGAGCGGGTGAAGCAAGATTTCACTGATTACGTCGCGTTCTGGAACGGCATTACGGTTGAGGCGTAG
- a CDS encoding COG3942 and LysM peptidoglycan-binding domain-containing protein, translating to MTIKSGLAAVVAVFSVVLLASPATHAEEKTAATPVKVTVQAGDTLEKIASEHGVTYVQLYNANAGIANPDMIDVGQELTIPAADAQLPDRYAEFAAQQAATPIAAAATTASYPVYSQTYTPGSQAVYATDSSGNTYFKGYCTWYAKSRRPDLPNQLGNGGQWVANAAARGIATGSTPKVGAIAETSGHVGYVEAVNADGTITISDMNGRAGFGNVGSYTANAGNYQYIY from the coding sequence ATGACAATCAAATCAGGCCTCGCGGCTGTCGTCGCGGTCTTTTCGGTAGTGCTGCTCGCCAGTCCTGCCACGCATGCAGAGGAAAAAACTGCTGCTACCCCAGTAAAAGTTACCGTACAAGCCGGCGACACATTGGAGAAAATTGCCAGTGAGCATGGTGTCACCTACGTGCAGCTCTACAACGCCAACGCTGGTATCGCCAATCCAGACATGATCGATGTAGGCCAAGAGCTCACAATACCCGCAGCCGATGCTCAACTGCCAGATCGCTACGCTGAGTTTGCTGCACAGCAAGCAGCCACACCGATCGCCGCTGCTGCTACCACGGCCAGCTACCCTGTCTACTCGCAGACCTACACACCTGGATCACAGGCAGTCTATGCGACAGACAGTAGTGGCAACACCTATTTCAAAGGCTACTGCACATGGTATGCCAAAAGTCGTCGCCCAGACCTACCCAACCAACTTGGCAACGGTGGTCAGTGGGTAGCAAACGCCGCTGCACGTGGTATCGCCACAGGTAGCACGCCGAAGGTTGGCGCTATCGCCGAGACAAGCGGCCACGTTGGCTATGTAGAAGCTGTCAATGCCGACGGCACTATCACCATCTCGGACATGAACGGCCGTGCAGGCTTCGGCAATGTCGGCAGCTACACCGCAAACGCTGGCAACTACCAGTACATCTACTAG
- a CDS encoding YdeI/OmpD-associated family protein yields the protein MKANPVTVTFDATLHTLKSHMILLVPEEESIKLPSRGQVSVTGLLSGHEFSTVLEPDGRWSHWLRVTDEMQRIADVKVGDTVSVELTTSEIWPEPTLPQDIADALAAAPQKVKDKWQDITPMARWEWVRWVNATGSVDTRAIRIVKTISKLEGKHRRPCCFNLAACTEPELSKSGRLMEVEK from the coding sequence ATGAAAGCAAACCCAGTTACTGTTACATTTGATGCAACTCTTCACACCCTGAAAAGCCATATGATTTTGCTAGTGCCAGAAGAAGAGAGTATCAAGCTGCCGTCGCGTGGGCAAGTGAGTGTAACGGGACTGTTAAGCGGTCATGAATTCTCGACCGTGCTTGAACCCGACGGGCGATGGAGTCACTGGCTGCGGGTAACCGATGAGATGCAACGGATAGCCGATGTGAAAGTGGGAGATACCGTGAGTGTAGAGCTGACGACGAGTGAGATATGGCCAGAGCCAACATTACCTCAGGATATCGCGGATGCGCTGGCAGCAGCGCCGCAAAAAGTCAAAGATAAGTGGCAAGATATTACACCGATGGCACGGTGGGAATGGGTTCGCTGGGTCAATGCGACTGGGAGCGTCGACACGCGGGCGATACGTATTGTCAAGACGATATCTAAGCTTGAAGGTAAGCACCGCAGGCCATGCTGTTTTAACCTAGCAGCTTGTACAGAACCTGAACTGAGTAAGAGCGGGCGACTGATGGAGGTTGAAAAGTAG
- a CDS encoding Mur ligase family protein: MVRPHIATIGKVVRQVTRLRGGGSAFPGLVIEKIDPRFTRDVLASLPYGVVIISGTNGKTTTTKMTVELLESQGFRVFTNRTGSNFSRGVTAAILGEIDYKGTLNADIAVLELDEAHAVKFVDIIPPRYSLLLNVMRDQLDRFGEIDTTARMLEHIAQATTHTVVLNREDPRIAPIGDSLTARTQAEYFGLSDELRPKFPSDDDMRSSTKAIDARDADVILTNFDGNTASFHFDNRDIAVPLKLRGIYNIYNAAAALTLTRTIAAERYNKKALLEALGNVVPAFGRGETVMLDGQPVELVLVKNPSGFRLALESFSPDGYATMIAINDNYADGRDMSWLWDVDFDSLRPAGVAHVSGVRAYDMALRLQYDDVETAHVDTDIPAALRAFCAEHADSPKRIYCTYTAMLRLRELLSRMTQVEKIL; the protein is encoded by the coding sequence ATGGTTCGACCTCATATCGCTACTATTGGCAAAGTAGTCCGACAAGTCACTCGCCTGCGTGGTGGTGGCTCGGCCTTTCCTGGTCTCGTTATCGAAAAAATCGATCCTCGCTTCACCCGCGATGTACTCGCTAGCCTTCCATATGGCGTTGTCATCATCAGTGGCACCAATGGCAAGACCACTACCACAAAGATGACCGTCGAACTCCTCGAAAGCCAAGGGTTCCGCGTCTTTACTAATCGCACGGGGAGCAATTTCTCGCGTGGTGTCACCGCTGCTATACTCGGCGAGATCGATTACAAAGGTACGCTCAATGCTGACATCGCGGTGCTTGAGCTAGACGAAGCCCATGCAGTCAAATTTGTGGATATCATCCCACCTCGCTATAGTTTGCTGCTCAATGTTATGCGCGACCAACTCGATCGCTTCGGCGAAATCGATACCACTGCCCGCATGCTTGAGCATATTGCCCAGGCCACCACTCATACAGTCGTGCTCAACCGCGAAGACCCACGCATCGCCCCTATCGGTGACTCACTTACCGCTCGCACCCAAGCAGAGTACTTCGGTCTTAGCGACGAGCTACGCCCCAAGTTTCCATCCGACGACGACATGCGCTCCAGTACAAAAGCAATTGATGCACGCGATGCCGATGTCATCCTGACAAACTTCGACGGTAACACCGCCTCGTTCCATTTCGACAACCGTGACATAGCTGTACCGCTCAAACTCCGCGGCATCTACAATATCTACAACGCAGCAGCGGCACTCACCCTCACGCGTACCATTGCTGCCGAACGTTACAACAAGAAGGCCCTACTCGAAGCCCTTGGCAACGTCGTGCCAGCCTTTGGCCGCGGTGAGACGGTCATGCTTGACGGCCAACCTGTCGAGCTGGTACTCGTCAAAAACCCTAGCGGCTTCCGTCTAGCCCTTGAGTCATTCTCGCCAGATGGCTACGCAACCATGATCGCCATCAACGACAATTATGCCGATGGTCGTGATATGAGTTGGCTCTGGGATGTCGATTTTGACAGCCTTCGACCAGCAGGTGTTGCACACGTGAGCGGCGTCCGCGCCTACGACATGGCCCTTCGCCTTCAGTATGACGATGTCGAAACAGCACATGTCGACACCGACATACCAGCAGCACTGCGAGCTTTTTGCGCTGAGCATGCCGATTCACCAAAACGCATCTACTGCACCTATACCGCCATGCTTCGCCTGCGCGAGCTACTGAGCCGCATGACCCAAGTGGAGAAAATATTATGA
- a CDS encoding DUF4396 domain-containing protein, producing MHKNSPHAVAVAATLHCLTGCAIGEITGMVIGEIFGLTNELTILLSFTLAFVFGYTLSALPLVRGGLSFGAALRLVLAADTVSILTMELVDNAVMYAIPGAMGAGLVNPLFWVSMAVALFVAFWAAYPVNRYLIARGKGHALVHAQHDHGAHSEHHHEHAGHKEHHHMARLEQTPTHSMDNRPLLYAIIAFLLGGLVVSLAATTFDRAEYEHLQHAATTSTQR from the coding sequence ATGCACAAAAACTCACCCCATGCGGTCGCCGTGGCCGCGACACTCCACTGCCTAACAGGCTGTGCGATTGGCGAGATCACTGGTATGGTGATCGGCGAAATATTTGGCCTGACAAATGAGCTCACTATTCTGCTGTCGTTTACCCTGGCGTTCGTGTTTGGCTACACACTATCGGCACTCCCACTGGTACGCGGCGGTCTGAGTTTTGGTGCAGCACTACGACTCGTACTTGCTGCCGATACGGTGTCGATCCTCACTATGGAACTCGTCGACAACGCAGTGATGTATGCCATACCTGGCGCCATGGGCGCAGGCCTAGTGAACCCGCTTTTCTGGGTGAGCATGGCTGTAGCACTCTTCGTCGCGTTTTGGGCGGCGTATCCCGTAAACCGCTACCTCATCGCTCGTGGCAAAGGGCACGCGCTCGTACATGCACAGCATGACCACGGTGCGCACAGCGAGCATCATCACGAGCATGCAGGTCACAAGGAACATCACCATATGGCTCGTCTTGAGCAGACTCCCACACATAGCATGGATAATCGACCGCTGCTCTATGCGATCATCGCGTTTCTCCTCGGCGGCCTAGTAGTATCGCTAGCCGCGACGACGTTTGACCGAGCAGAGTACGAACATCTACAGCACGCAGCAACCACCTCTACACAGCGCTAG
- a CDS encoding helix-turn-helix domain-containing protein: MSIVINIDVMLAKRKMSVTELAERVGITMANLSILKNGKAKAIRLSTLEAICDALDCQPGDILEYRADV; the protein is encoded by the coding sequence ATGAGCATCGTCATCAACATCGATGTGATGCTCGCGAAGCGCAAAATGAGCGTGACAGAGCTAGCCGAGCGCGTAGGCATCACCATGGCGAACTTGTCGATTCTAAAGAATGGTAAGGCGAAAGCCATCCGCCTATCCACTCTCGAAGCTATCTGCGATGCACTTGACTGCCAACCGGGCGACATACTTGAATACCGCGCCGATGTGTAG